In a single window of the Bacillus rossius redtenbacheri isolate Brsri chromosome 8, Brsri_v3, whole genome shotgun sequence genome:
- the LOC134534717 gene encoding lysosomal acid glucosylceramidase-like: MKTVIVNLMLFGVSVFAKDCAVKNYGASSIVCVCNATYCDKIERISKDSISGGHYTHFVSSKAGLRLKQTTNKFLQSDSALSREDTLKLTVQRDVKYQDIAGFGGAINDAAAINIRSLSGMVAENLMQSYFGEGGSQYTILRNPMGATDFSAKYYTFDDVVNDTALEHFALGDEDLKYKIPLIKRAQQLNKRGIKLFTEAWSAPYWMKKNGTVYGTSHLLPENYQLWANYHVKYFDAYAKENITYWGLTAQNEPTQGDIIPSQIITMGWKAEQQRDWIAQHLGPTLHKAGYDYLKLMILDDNRRYLPKWAETVFANKTARDYVAGIGVHYYTDSYDSPSLLTQTHEEFPDKFILYTEACDLHKINASYLGNWESGELYGTSIIQAINHWSVGWTDWSLALNLEGGPTWTCCPFNSAVIVNSTADEFYKQPMFYFLAHFSSFVPPGSVRIGLSSEQSSDVMSTAFLTPDQETVIVLMNSNDTARSVVISDNGRRNIAVDVQARSIHTILYK, encoded by the exons GAGTGTCGGTGTTTGCCAAGGACTGTGCTGTAAAGAACTATGGCGCCAGCAGCATAGTGTGTGTCTGCAATGCCACTTACTGCGACAAGATAGAGCGCATAAGTAAGGACTCCATCTCTGGAGGACACTACACGCACTTCGTCTCCAGCAAGGCTGGCCTCAGGCTCAAACAAACTACGAACAAGTTCCTACAGTCAG ACTCAGCATTGTCTCGCGAGGACACTCTGAAGCTGACGGTGCAGAGAGACGTCAAGTACCAGGACATTGCCGGTTTCGGCGGAGCCATCAACGATGCCGCGGCCATAAACATCAGGAGTTTGAGCGGAATGGTAGCGGAAAATTTGATGCA GAGTTATTTTGGCGAAGGCGGGTCACAGTATACAATTTTGAGAAATCCTATGGGCGCAACTGATTTCTCAGCTAAATACTACACCTTTGATGACGTAGTTAATGACACAGCTCTGGAGCACTTCGCTTTGGGTGACGAGGATTTAAAATATAAG ATACCACTTATCAAGCGTGCGCAACAACTGAACAAGCGTGGAATAAAACTTTTCACAGAAGCCTGGTCGGCGCCATATTGGATGAAGAAAAATGGCACTGTTTATGGGACTAGTCACCTGTTGCCAGAGAACTACCAGCTATGGGCCAACTACCACGTTAA GTACTTCGATGCATACGCCAAGGAGAATATAACTTACTGGGGACTAACAGCTCAGAACGAGCCTACTCAAGGTGACATCATTCCATCTCAGATCATAACCATGGGCTGGAAAGCGGAGCAGCAGAGGGACTGGATAGCGCAGCATCTGGGTCCGACCCTGCACAAGGCAGGCTACGACTACCTCAAGCTGATGATACTGGACGACAATCGGCGATACCTCCCTAAGTGGGCCGAGACG GTGTTCGCTAACAAGACGGCTCGAGATTACGTGGCTGGAATCGGTGTCCACTACTATACAGATTCCTATGATAGTCCATCGCTTCTAACTCAGACTCACGAAGAGTTTCCAGACAAATTCATTTTGTACACTGAAGCCTGTGACC TTCATAAGATAAATGCAAGCTATCTAGGCAACTGGGAAAGCGGAGAACTATATGGAACGAGCATTATTCAG GCTATTAACCACTGGAGCGTAGGCTGGACGGACTGGAGCCTGGCTCTGAACCTGGAGGGAGGACCCACGTGGACCTGCTGCCCCTTCAACTCAGCCGTCATCGTCAACTCCACGGCTGACGAGTTCTACAAGCAGCCCATGTTCTACTTCCTGGCGCACTTCTCGTCCTTCGTGCCGCCCGGCTCAGTGCGCATTGGACTCTCCTCCGAGCAGTCTTCTGACGTCATGTCCACGGCCTTCCTCACCCCGGACCAGGAGACCGTCATCGTGCTCATGAACAG CAATGACACAGCCAGGTCGGTGGTGATCTCCGACAACGGCAGAAGGAACATTGCTGTTGATGTTCAAGCCAGAAGCATCCACACCATCCTCTACAAGTAG